A single genomic interval of Deinococcus betulae harbors:
- a CDS encoding helix-turn-helix domain-containing protein, giving the protein MAQASQMDWSYISQIERGKRNVGIDILDALAQAVGTSVINLLSPSEDEVSGHGRS; this is encoded by the coding sequence GTGGCGCAGGCCAGTCAAATGGACTGGTCGTATATCTCCCAGATTGAGCGCGGGAAACGGAACGTAGGCATTGATATTTTGGACGCGTTGGCACAGGCTGTCGGCACTTCAGTCATTAATCTCCTAAGCCCATCTGAAGATGAAGTGAGTGGACACGGAAGGTCATAA